GGATAGTGGTGCCCTGAAGACTACTGGGGGGCATGACAGTGGAGCCCTGAAGACTACTGAGGGGCAGGACAGTGACGCCCTGACTACTGGGTGGCAGGACAGAGACGCCctggctactgggggggcagaacaGTAGAGCCCTGAAGACTACTGGGGGGCAGGATAGTGGTGCCCTGAAGACTACTGGGGGGCAGGACAGTGAAGCCCTGAAGACTACTGGGGGCCGGACAGTGACGCCCTGACTACTGGGTGGCAGGACAGAGACGCCctggctactgggggggcagaacaGTAGAGCCCTGAAGACTACTGGGGGGCGGGACAGTGGAGCCCTGAAGACTACTGGGGGGCAGGACAGTGACACCCTGACTACTGGGGGGTAGAACAGTAGAGCCCTGAAGACTACTGGGGGGCAGGACAGTGGAGCCCTGAAGACTACTGGGTGGCAGGACAGTGACACCCTGACTACTGGGTGGCAGGACAGTGGCGCCCTGACTACTGGGGGGCAGAACAGTGGCGCCCTGAAGACTACTGGGGGCAGGATAGTGGTGCTCTGAAGACTACTGGGGGGCAGGACAGTGGAGCCCTGAAGACTACTGGGGGGCAGGATAGTAGTACCCTGAAGAATACTGGGGGGCAGGATAGTGGCGCCCTGAAGACTACTGGGGGCAGGATAGTGGTACCCTGAAGACTACTGGGGGGCAGGATAGTGGAGCCCTGAAAACTACTGGGGGGCAGGATAGTGGCACCCAGAAGACTACTGCGGGGCAGGACAATTACACGCTCAATCTTGAGGTGTATGTGGTGCCCTCTGAAAAATTTTGTGATGTCCACCCTGCACCATTGGAGCGGGGCCGTTGTTTTTGGGGCACTTACTCTCATTTCGTCTCCAGGGCACCTGGTCAATCGAGGCTTCATCTTCGGCTGGGATGGGTCCCGGGGAGGATGAAGTTTTGGAGGGAGAGGAGCTGAGTGATGAGGAGGGGGCTCGCAACTGGACCCCCCAAGAAAAAGCTCTACATGAAGCCAAAGTGAAGGCGAAGGCTAAGCGTCGCATCCGCCGGACATCATCCCGTGATTCCACCAGGGAATCTGAAAGCGCAGACCACCAAGCAGAGCCCATCAGCCCTCGAGAGAAGGGGAATGACAGAAAGTCACGAATGGGCAAAGGGCGAGGACTCCCCAAGAAAGGTACAAAGTGGACTACTATTGGCTGATAAGGAATGATGTAAGGGGCAGTGGGGAGGGAAGGGGCCCAGACAGTAGATGTGGAGGTGGTTATTGGCAATGGGTGGCGGATGCCACAAGTGGAAGTGGTCAGTGTCCAGGAGCAGCTGGTGTTGTGGAGTAGAAGTGGTCAGTGTCCAGGATGGGATGCTGTGATGGAGTAGAAGTGGTCAGTATCCATGATCAGATGCCGTGATGGAGTAGAAGTGGTCAGTGTTCAGGATCGGATGCCGTGATGGAGTGAAAGTGGTCAGTGTTCAGAATGACCTGGTGTTGTAAATTAGAAGTGGTCAGTGTCCAGGATCAGATGCTGTGGTGGAGTAGAAGTGGTCAGTGTTCAGGATCAGATGCTGTGAAGGAGTCGAAGTGTTCAGGATCAGATGCCGTGATGGAGTGAAAGTGGTCAGTGTTATGAATGACCTGGTGTTGTGAATTAGAAGTGGTCAGTGTCCAGGATCGGATGCTGTGGTGGAGTAGAAGTGGTCGGTGTGCATGATCAGATACCGTGATGGAGTAGAAGTAGTCAGTGTTCAGGATCAGATGCTGTGAAGGAGTCGAAGTGTTCAGGATCAGATGCCGTGATGGAGTGAAAGTGGTCAGTGTTATGAATGACCTGGTGTTGTGAATTAGAAGTGGTCAGTGTCCAGGATCGGATGCTGTGGTGGAGTAGAAGTGGTCGGTGTGCATGATCAGATACCGTGATGGAGTAGAAGTAGTCAGTGTTCAGGATCAGATGCCGTGATGGAGTAGAAGTCGTCAGTGTTAAGGATTAGATGCTTTACTGGAGTAGAAGTAGTCAGTGTCAAGGATCGGCTGCTGTAGTGGAGTAGTAGTGGTCATTGTCCAGGATCGGATGCTGTACTGGAGTAGAAGTGGTCAGTGTCAAGGATCAGCTACTGTGGTGGTGTAGAAGTGGTCAGTGTCCATGATCAAATGCCGTGATGGAGTAGAAGTGGTCAGTGTTGAGGATCAGATACCGTGATGGAGTAGAAGTGGTCAGTGTTCAGGATCAGATGAAGTAGAAAAAGTCAGTGTTAACAATCAGAAGCTTTACTGGAGTAGAAGTAGTCAGTGTCAAGGATTGATTGCTGTGGGGGAGTAGTAGTGGTCATTGTCTAGAATTGGATGCTTTACTGGAGTAGAAATGGTCAGAGTCCAGGAATGGATGCCACGGTGTAATAGAAGTGGTCAGTGTCTAGACTTGGATGCCATATGGTGCAGAAGTGGTCAGTGTCGAGAATAATTGGATTGAAGGATTGGATGCCTTGGTGGAGTAGAAGTGGACCATGGGTTGGAGAAGCAGTCAATGTTCTTTGGTTAAGTTTCTAGGGTCTAGAAAGATATTGGGAGGCGATTGATGGCATGAAGGACATTATAATGTGGATGTTTCTGTAGGAGGTGCTGGTGGAAAAGGTGTCTGGGGAGCTCCAGGACAAGTCTACACCTACCAGGAACCTGACGCTCGAGACCCCAATTATGATGAAGCAGCTCAGGTAATAGCAGTGCTCGCATGACTGGAAGACAGGGAGATGGGGGAGGACAGGGTGACACTGAAGATGCACAGGTAGAACCCTTCATAGATGACAGGGTGGTTCAAGGAGAGCAAGGGAAGATATTCAGGATTGTAGGTTGTGTGGTCTCCCAATGTACAGAAGGAAGGAGGATGGTCACATTAGTGGAGGGGGACATAAGAGGGTGGAGATGCCTTCATACTATGGTTTACCAGGGTCATTGCCTAGTAATGGGTACAAGATAGTTATTGATATCTAATGACGGAAGCGAGAACAAAGCATTGAACGTATTGACTGTGTCCACCATGTGAGGTTTATAAGGCATAGTAGGATCATGAGAAGACAGCAGATCTCCCAAGAGAACCGACTTTGTAGTTGGTGTGTTTATGATGAAATGTCCGTGTGTCCGTCAGTCACTGGGCTCACTTAACAGGGGGACACGGTATATCAGAAGGTGATCCCAGAGATGGATGAGAGCGGAATGCAGAAGACGGTGCAGCCCGTGGTGAAGGAATACTTTGAGCATGGAGACACTGAGGAGGTTCTAGTAAGTATCTGGCCATGTATTATGTGGTGGCCTAGTCTGTAGCAAGTAGACTCACAACTGAAGTTGTATTTTTGATTGCAGGCTCTTCTGCAGGAGTTGAATTTGGGGAGTCAGAGTTCTGGGGTTCCCCGTCTTGCAGTTTCACTGTCCCTGGAAGGCAAAGCTAGTCACCGTGAGCTAACTTCTCGCCTCTTGTGTGATCTGTGTAAAGTCTTGTCTGAAGAGAAcatggcccaggcctttgacagatTGCTGACTGACCTCCCTGACCTCATCCTGGACACTCCTGAGGCTCCACAGGTAATGACAATATGCCGGATGCTGATGCGGGCATCACCCTACCATATCGGTCGCCCTCTCTGCTGCCCGTGGTTTGTGCACTGGCAGGATGTTCACATTGCAGCGGGCCATGTCTGATACTTCGTGTTGTCTTGCAGATGCTGGGACAGTTTATTGCCCGTGCGGTTGCTGATCATGCTTTGCCATTAGATTTTCTGGATCGCTACAAGGGACGAGTTGACTGTGAGCAAGCACGGTGAGAGGGCTGGTGGAAATGGCGGGAATGATGCATGTCAGCAGGCAGGGTCATCGCAAGGCAGGGCCTGTCCTcttttacaaaatgtgtctcttctcTCCTGTTACTGACTGACTTATAATTACTCTGTCGGAGACATTTACTTGTCATACCATTGCTCTTCCTGCCACAACTGCAGGAGATATACCCCACATAGTGACCCGGAGTTACTAAATTGGGTGTTTGTGCTTCACCACCCTGTCTCCATGGCCACCTCACATCCATGCTCCTTCTCCCTCTTCTCACTGCTCTCGACAGGTTTTCTCAGGTTTTCTCAGGTTTTCACGCTGTCCCTCGATGCTGATGATATCCATGTGTTTTGCTCCCCTTTCTGCTCTTCTCGCCCTGTCTCAGTTCCTCATTCCTTCCATCCCTGCCCCTTCCCCTCTTCTCACTCCTCTCGTCGGGTTTTCTCAGGTTCTCATGTTGTCCCTCCATCTTGTGTTTTGCTCCCCTTTCTGCTCTTCTCGCCCTGTCTCAGTTCCTCATTCCTTCCTTCCCTGCTCCTTCTCCTCATTCCCTCCATCCCTGCCCCTTCTCCCTCTTTTCTCTCCTATCGTCGGGTTTTCTCAGGTTCTCATGTTGTCCCTCCATCTTGTGTTTTGCTCCCCTTTCTGCTCTTCTCATCCTGTCTCAGCTCCTCATTCCTTCCTTCCCTGCTCCTTCTCTTCATTCCTTCCATCTTTGTGCCTTCTCCCTCTTCTCACTCCTCTCATCCAGTTTTCTCATGTTGTCCCTCCATCTTGTGTTTTGCTCCTCTTTCTGATCTTCTCATCCTATCTCAGCTCCTCATTCCTCCACTGCTCCTTCTCCTCATTCCTTTCATCCCTGCTCCTTCTCCGTCTCCTCATTCCTCTCGTCCGGTTTTCTCATGTTCTCTTGCATTCTGGCTCCATGCTGATGATATCCATCGTGTTCAGCTTCCCTTTCTGCTCTTCTCATCCTGTCTCAGCTCCTCATTCCTTCCTTCCCTGCTCCTTCTCATTCCTTCCTTCCCTGCTCCTTCTCTTCATTCCTTCCATCCCTGTGCCTTCTTCCTCTTCTCACTCCTCATCCATGTTTTGCTCCTCTTTCTGCTCTTCTCATCCTGTCTCGGCTCCTCATTCCTTCCATCCCTGCTCCTTCTCCGTCTTCTCATTCCTCTCGTCCGGTTTTTTCATGTTCTCTTGCATTCTGGCTCCATTCTGATGATATCCATTGTGTTCTTCTTCCCTTTCTGCTCTTCTCATCCTGTCTCGGCTCCTCATTCCTTCCATCCTTGGTCCTTCTCTCTCACCCCACTCCTCTCGTCACGTTTTCTGATGTAATCTCACGCTGTCTCTTGCGGTTCCTCCTCACAGGGCAGCTTTGGACCGTGCCGCAGTGTTATTAAGAATCAAGAGGGAAATTATCCGATTGGACAATGTGTGGGGTGTTGGTGGGGGACAGAGACCTGTTAAACACCTTATTAAGGAGGTAAGAGCCATGGTTGGAGGTTCCCTCTTCCTGGCTGGTCCTGAGATGTCATGGATGTGTCTTCTTTCAGATGAACTTGATCCTGCAGGAGTTTTTGGTTTCTGGACAAGTGTCTGAGACGGAGCGATGCTTGCAGGAGTTGGAGGTGCCACATTTCCACCATGAGCTTGTCTATGAGGTATTGATATCTGTATCTCTGTGATGTGATGTCGTTACTCAGAAGATGCGATATGGTGAGGGTCTGGGGAAGAGGTGGTATTTCTCTTACTTTCCTCATCCCGGTGTCTCTTCATTTACAGGCTGTGGTTATGGTGCTGGAAGGCTCTGCTGAAGGCCATGTCCTGAAGGTGGTGAAGCTGCTGAAAGCTTTATGGGAGAGCGGCCTGATCACCCTGGACCAGATGAACCGGGTACTGCTCTGGTCGCTTATATGTCTGTATGTATCATATTTTGGTGCCATTCTCACTGTCCGGTGTCATCCAGGGCTTCCAGCGTGTGTACTCGGAGCTGCCGGACCTCACCCTAGATGTCCCGTTAGCCCACAACATGATGGAGAAGTTAGTAGATCTGTGCTACAAGGAGGGAGTGATTACCCAACAGCTGCTGGACCAGTGTCCCTCCAGGTGAGTGCTCCTCTTTAGAGCTGACCTGTGGACAGTTTGAGTTGTGCTTTATGGTAAAATTAGGGTAGACAACACATTAACCCTTTTGTTCTTCACTCTTGTCTACTACAGGGGCCGCAAACGCTTTGTGAGTGAGGGAGATGGCGGGCTTATTAAACAGTGACTTCACCCTGAAGTAACTGACGCTTCTGAGGGATCACAGGGCTCTCCGGGGAACATGTCATGACGATCAGTTTATCCAAAATAAAGAATGGAAAGCTGAGTACAGCCGTCTGGTGTTTGATTGTATAGAGATATTATTCAGACATTGGGGCACCTAAAGTCAAGTGTACGAGCTTATAAATGAGAGATCGCTCAAGCTCTGCCCAAAGTAGCTGCTGAGGCCTTGTAGGAGCTCATTAGAAGCTGCAGTCAGCAGAGCACTAGAGTAAGGATCGTCCAGCCGCTCTTCTGGTGTCGCTGTGTAATCATCTTTCCAGACCTGGGGAAGGGCTTGGTTGTTGATAACTCTGCTGGTTGTGGCAGGGAGGACATTAAACTGAATATTGATGGAGCACCAGGTGGTGCTCACTCACCACTAACTTCATAGACATATTATAAGAATAAACTAAATTAAAAAGGTCAGAAGTCTAGAAACATCCACCAAGTTCTGTGAGACGTCATTTCTCAACCGGTCATGGCTGTATGGGATCTAGTGACAGATCCGCCTTAAGGGCGCTGTAGACCTTTTATCCATGGAAGGGCCTACTTTGTGCAATGGGAATTCCTCACCTGGCCAGCAGAAAATGATGAAAAagtgtagaaaaatgtaaggaactgTCCTGTTTGAAATGTTCAATTCcccaagtttggaggaagtgccgaAGCATTCGGACCCTTTAGATTCCTCCTTCCTATAACCAAACACCTAAGCAGAGGAAGATCAGAAATGCAGTGTCCTCTGCATCTGCACATCGCTCCACATGACATGCCTTGTGTCCTCTGCAGGTCTTCTGCCTGAATTATTGGACCCAAGATGTCTCCAGATACTGTTTTCATTAGTAGGTTTCTAGGTGCCTGCACTGTGATAACAGCTGATAATGATAGACCTTTGTTCCTTCTGTTGGTTCTGTGAAATTCCAAACCACTGGATGTGCAAACATGGTCCTCCCAGAAATAAGGCTTTCACACAAGCCTAAAAGAGTAGGGCAAGTCTCATCCTAATAAGGTTCACATAACGTGTGCAGCAAAAGAGAAGTCCTACTCCCTTCTAGTcgacaggaggaggatgaggattatAGGTCATTAACTGAGCCGAGTACAAGAGTGGGAGATCCATGGAACAGCAATGACCAAAGGTGCGGCATTCTGGTGGACTTTGTAGACAAGTGGGAAAGTCATAAAGACAAATATGCAGAAACATGACACCTGTGGGACTGGCAGCAGAGAGCGCTAACGTCAGTACGAGCGCTGGACAGAGAGCATCCACACCAGTATGAGCGATAGTCgatgttatgagcgttacagagcggtggtgtcagtatgagcgctggacagagatcatcgttatgagcgttacagagcggtggtgtcagtatgagcgctggacagagatcatcgttatgagcgttacagagcggtggtgtcggtatgagcactggacagagatcgtcattgttatgagcgttacagagtggtggtgtcggtatgagcactggacagagattgtcgttcttatgagcgttacagagcggtggtgtcagtatgagcgctggacagagatcatcgttatgagcgttacagagcggtggtgtcggtatgagcactggacagagatcgtcattgttatgagcgttacagagtggtggtgtcggtatgagcactggacagagatcgtcgttgttatgagcgttacagagcggtggtgtcggtatgagcactggataGAGATCATCGTTATGAGCGTTACAGcgtggtggtgtcggtatgagcactggacagagattgtcggttatgagcgttacagagcggtggtgtcggtatgagcactggacagagattgtcggttatgagcgttacagagctgtggtgtcggtatgagcactggacagagatcgtcattgttatgagcgttacagagcggtggtgtcggtatgagcactggacagagattgtcgttgttatgagcgttacagagcggtggtgtcggtatgagtaCTGGACAGAGATCATTGTTATCAGCATTACAgagtggtggtgtcggtatgagcactggacagagatcatCGTTGTAATGAGCGTTACAGAGTGGTGGTGTCGGtgtgagcactggacagagattgtcgttgttatgagcgttacagagtggtggtgtcggtatgagcactggacagagattgtcgttgttatgagcgttacagagcggtggtgtcggtatgagcactgacCAGAGATCATCGTTGTAATGAGCGTTACAgagtggtggtgtcggtatgagcactggacagagattgtcggttatgagcgttacagagcggtggtgttggtatgagcactggacagagattgtcgttgttatgagcgttacagagtggtggtgtcggtatgagcactgacCAGAGATCAtcgttgttatgagcgttacagagcggtggtgtcggtatgagcactggacagagattgtcggttatgagcgttacagagcggtggtgttGGTATGAGCACTGACCAGAGATCAtcgttgttatgagcgttacagagcggtggtgtcggtatgagcactggacagagattgtcggttatgagcgttacagagcggtggtgttggtatgagcactggacagagattgtcgttgttatgagcgttacagagtggtggtgtcggtatgagcactggacagagatcatcgttatgagcgttacagagcggtggtgtcggtatgagcactggacagagattgtcgttgttatgagcgttacagagcggtggtgtcggtatgagcactggacagagattgtcggttatgagcgttacagagcggtggtgtcggtatgagcactggacagagattgtcgttgttatgagctttacagagtggtggtgtcggtatgagcactggacagagattgtcgttgttatgagcgttacagagcggtggtgtcggtatgagcactgacCAGAGATCATCGTTGTAATGAGCGTTACAgagtggtggtgtcggtatgagcactggacagagattgtcggttatgagcgttacagagcggtggtgttggtatgagcactggacagagattgtcgttgttatgagcgttacagagtggtggtgtcggtatgagcactggacagagatcatcgttatgagcgttacagagcggtggtgtcggtatgagcactggacagagattgtcgttgttatgagcgttacagagcggtggtgtcggtatgagcactggacagagattgtcggttatgagcgttacagagcggtggtgtcggtatgagcactggacagagattgtcgttgttatgagctttacagagcggtggtgtcggtatgagcactggacagagatcgtcattgttatgagcgttacagagcggtggtgtcggtatgagcactggacagagattgtcgttgtAATGAGCGTTACAGAggggtggtgtcggtatgagcactggacagagattgtcgttgttatgagcgttacagagcggtggtgtcggtatgagcactggacagagatcgtcattgttatgagcgttacagagcggtggtgtcggtatgagcactggacagagatcgtcattgttatgagcgttacagagtggtggtgtcggtatgagtactggacagagattgtcggttatgagcgttacagagcggtggtgtcggtatgagcactggacagagattgtcgttgttatgagcgttacagagctgtggtgtcggtatgagcactggacagagattgtcgttgttatgagcgttacagagtggtggtgtcggtatgagcactggacagagattgtcgttgttatgagcgttacagagcggtggtgtcggtatgagcactggacagagatcatCGTTGTAATGAGCGTTACAgagtggtggtgtcggtatgagcactggacagagattgtcggttatgagcgttacagagcggtggtgtcagtatgagcactggacagagattgtcgttgttatgagcgttacagagtggtggtgtcggtatgagcactggacagagatcatCGTTGTAATGAGCGTTACAgagtggtggtgtcggtatgagcactggacagagattgtcggtTATGAGCattacagagcggtggtgtcggtatgagtactggacagagattgtcgttgttatgagcgttacagagcggtggtgtcggtatgagcactggacagagatcatCGTTGTAATGAGCGTTACAgagtggtggtgtcggtatgagcactggacagagattgtcggttatgagcgttacagagtggtggtgtcggtatgagcactggacagagattgtcggttatgagcgttacagagcggtggtgtcggtatgagcactggacagagattgtcgttgttatgagcgttacagagcggtggtgtcggtatgagcactggacagagattgtcggttatgagcgttacagagtggtggtgtcggtatgagcactggacagagattgtcgttgttatAAGCGTTACAGAGTGGTGGTGTCGGTATAAACACTGGACAGAGATCATcattgttatgagcgttacagagcggtggtgtcggtatgagcactggacagagattgtcggttatgagcgttacagagcggtggtgtcggtatgagcactggacagagattgtcgttgttataagcgttacagagcggtggtgtcggtataaacactggacagagattgtcgttgttatgagcgttacagagtggtggtgtcggtatgagcactggacagagattgtcgttggtatgagcactggacagagattgtcgttgttatgagcgttacagagtggtggtgtcggtatgagcactggacagagattgtcgttgttatgagcgttacagagtggtggtgtcggtatgagcactggacagagattgtcgttgttatgagcgttacagagcggtggtgtcggtatgagcactggacagagattgtcgttgttatgagcgttacagagtggtggtgtcggtatgagcactggacagagattgtcgttgttataagcgttacagagcggtggtgtcggtatgagcactggacagagattgtcgttgttatgagcgttacagagtggtggtgtcggtatgagcactggacagagatcatcgttatgagcgttacagagcggtggtgtcggtatgagcactggacagagatcatCGTTGTaatgagcgttacagagcggtggtgtcggtatgagcagtggacagagattgtcgttgttataagcgttacagagtggtggtgtcggtatgagcactggacagagattgtcgttgttatgaagttacagagcggtggtgtcggtatgagcactggacagagattgtcgttgttatgagcgttacagagcggtggtgtcggtatgagcactggacagagattgtcggttatgagcgttacagagtggtggtgtcggtatgagcactggacagagatcatCGTTGTaatgagcgttacagagcggtggtgtcggtatgagcagtggacagagattgtcgttgttataagcgttacagagtggtggtgtcggtatgagcactggacagagattgtcgttgttatgaagttacagagcggtggtgtcggtatgagcactggacagagattgtcgttgttatgagcgttacagagtggtggtgtcggtatgagcactggacagagattgtcggttatgagcgttacagagtggtggtgtcggtatgagcactggacagagattgtcgttgttatgagcgttacagagtggtggtgtcggtatgagcactggacagagattgtcgttgttatgagcgttacagagcggtggtgtcggtatgagtaCTGGACAGAGATCgtcgttgttatgagcgttacagagcggtggtgtcggtatgagcactggacagagatcatcgttgttatgagcgttacagagcggtggtgtcggtatgagcactggac
This region of Ranitomeya imitator isolate aRanImi1 chromosome 1, aRanImi1.pri, whole genome shotgun sequence genomic DNA includes:
- the LOC138657303 gene encoding programmed cell death protein 4-like isoform X2; this translates as MSEEGTWSIEASSSAGMGPGEDEVLEGEELSDEEGARNWTPQEKALHEAKVKAKAKRRIRRTSSRDSTRESESADHQAEPISPREKGNDRKSRMGKGRGLPKKGGAGGKGVWGAPGQVYTYQEPDARDPNYDEAAQGDTVYQKVIPEMDESGMQKTVQPVVKEYFEHGDTEEVLALLQELNLGSQSSGVPRLAVSLSLEGKASHRELTSRLLCDLCKVLSEENMAQAFDRLLTDLPDLILDTPEAPQMLGQFIARAVADHALPLDFLDRYKGRVDCEQARAALDRAAVLLRIKREIIRLDNVWGVGGGQRPVKHLIKEMNLILQEFLVSGQVSETERCLQELEVPHFHHELVYEAVVMVLEGSAEGHVLKVVKLLKALWESGLITLDQMNRGFQRVYSELPDLTLDVPLAHNMMEKLVDLCYKEGVITQQLLDQCPSRGRKRFVSEGDGGLIKQ
- the LOC138657303 gene encoding programmed cell death protein 4-like isoform X1: MGPGEDEVLEGEELSDEEGARNWTPQEKALHEAKVKAKAKRRIRRTSSRDSTRESESADHQAEPISPREKGNDRKSRMGKGRGLPKKGGAGGKGVWGAPGQVYTYQEPDARDPNYDEAAQGDTVYQKVIPEMDESGMQKTVQPVVKEYFEHGDTEEVLALLQELNLGSQSSGVPRLAVSLSLEGKASHRELTSRLLCDLCKVLSEENMAQAFDRLLTDLPDLILDTPEAPQMLGQFIARAVADHALPLDFLDRYKGRVDCEQARAALDRAAVLLRIKREIIRLDNVWGVGGGQRPVKHLIKEMNLILQEFLVSGQVSETERCLQELEVPHFHHELVYEAVVMVLEGSAEGHVLKVVKLLKALWESGLITLDQMNRGFQRVYSELPDLTLDVPLAHNMMEKLVDLCYKEGVITQQLLDQCPSRGRKRFVSEGDGGLIKQ